The Zingiber officinale cultivar Zhangliang chromosome 10A, Zo_v1.1, whole genome shotgun sequence genome contains a region encoding:
- the LOC122027225 gene encoding probable WRKY transcription factor 70: MKWDDERGSKSSLRKGSSMKAATMEELTRGKKQAFRLLSLLKDLLSSPENQLAAELLVDVVGCFTRALSYLELEREETTDQPPRPVPDADFRPCSDERRSDLGRRERKLHTPRKINCQTRAYPYSCRTILSTTIEDGHIWRKYGQKDIYGTKHSRSYYRCIHKHDRGCRVTRHVQKTEEDDSVFAITYIGEHTCIHKSRDEEVISNHSTGSSSTLHRPLFTDLAPLTTEGSSPASLMADSVSRHGGSLGMEFDSGVFKLDDWLAPTEDE, translated from the exons ATGAAGTGGGACGATGAGCGAGGGAGCAAAAGCTCGCTGAGGAAGGGCAGCAGCATGAAGGCAGCAACAATGGAGGAGTTGACCAGAGGGAAGAAACAAGCATTTCGGCTGCTGTCGCTGCTCAAGGACTTGCTGTCGTCGCCGGAGAACCAGTTGGCGGCGGAGTTGCTGGTCGACGTCGTCGGGTGCTTCACCAGAGCTCTGTCTTATCTGGAGCTGGAGAGGGAGGAGACTACCGATCAGCCGCCGCGGCCTGTTCCAGATGCAGACTTCCGGCCATGCTCCGATGAACGGAGAAGTGATCTGGGAAGGAGAGAGAGGAAGCTCCATACTCCTCGAAAAATCAATTGCCAGACaag agCATATCCTTATTCATGTAGAACAATACTGTCCACCACAATAGAAGATGGTCACATCTGGCGCAAATATGGCCAAAAGGACATATATGGAACAAAACATTCAAG gagCTACTATAGATGCATCCACAAGCATGACCGAGGCTGTCGGGTCACGAGGCACGTGCAGAAAACTGAGGAGGACGACTCCGTCTTCGCCATCACCTACATAGGGGAGCACACTTGCATCCACAAATCTCGTGACGAGGAGGTGATAAGCAATCACTCCACTGGCAGTTCTTCCACGCTGCATCGTCCACTCTTCACCGACTTGGCACCATTAACGACTGAAGGCAGCAGCCCTGCGTCGCTAATGGCTGATTCTGTTTCACGCCATGGTGGCTCCTTGGGCATGGAGTTTGATTCTGGGGTGTTCAAGCTCGACGATTGGCTTGCACCCACCGAGGATGAGTAA